In the Salvia splendens isolate huo1 chromosome 16, SspV2, whole genome shotgun sequence genome, cagtggggcccgcaaatagtagtttaaagCAGGGGCGGAGCCAGGATTTTAttggagaaggagaaaaaatataatacatagaaaattttatgtatttgaGAAGGGGCATTTAGTGTGGttaaagtacataattaaaaatttatgtataaatatataagcgaatgagtggatgaggaggggcaattgccccatATCCTCATACGGTGGCTACGCCCCTGGTTTAaagaacggttaaggaacggtgggggaacagcgtagtggatgctaTTATAGATTCATTTAGTTATtgcattaccaaaaaaaagTGTCACCACAATCCATCCTTCTGAATACATTCTTACGTATGAGAAAATAAAAGACTAGCACAATCATTAATTTCCCAATCTCTCCTTCAGAATCTTCACTCCCATATACCTATCACACAAAATCAAAGCACACACGCATATACATTAAAATCATGCAAAAATGTATGAAACATTCATGTATAAAATGGAAATATATCTTTAGACATACCTGCCGAGCATCATAACAGTGGCTTGAGGATTAGTTCCAGGAGAGTCACGGAAGGTGGATCCATCAATAACACGCAACGAATCAATCCCAATAACCCGATAATCGGAATCCACAACCCGTCCCATCTGGCATCCCCCGTGGTAATGCCAGATGGTCATGACCGTGTCCTTGCAGTACTGCTCCAACGAGGTGGAGACATTAGCATGGTGGGGGAGGAGGTTGATGGGCGAGCTAGCAGTCATGTTGAGGAGGAcggggagggagagggagttGTATCTGAAGGGCGCCATGGGCCTCGACTGGATGACCCTCTCAATCACCCTCAGGCCCTCCACGCATCTCTGGAGGTCCTGAGGGTGTTGGAAGTAGTTGAATGTGACGGAAGGGTTGTCGTTAGGGTTTGTGTTTACGAGGTGTAGGTGGCCTTGGGAGAGGGGCCCTCGAACTTTCTCGAGGATGAATCCGCCGTTGAAAACGATGGGGTTTAGGGCTTCCATGTCTGAGATTGCTTTTGCTAGggcttctggagttctttgctTTGGTGGTAATGTTGAGAGCTGACCAATCTGCGTCAACATAATTCAAGAATTTAATTGTTACATGTTCATTTATGTGGTGGATATGTATCGAATTAGATGTGTAACGTTTTTAATCTACTGAATTGATTTAGTGTAACATGGGCACATGTGCCCTACGACTTTGGGAATGGACTTGAGATATGAAATGGGCACTCATGAAAATAGTTATATGCTGCAActaaatttctaattttaaaaggCCCCACAATTTAAATCATTAAGTTGAAGGTAAACTTATAGTAGAAACTTACCCTTGGAGAGAAGATTCCAAAGTCTCTGTGGGTGGAGCCGCCAGCGAAGTTTTCTCCGCTGGCGGCTTCGATATAGCTCCCATAGGAGGTAATCCCGACGACTTGAATCAAGGACACCTCCACCGGAGCCGGCGACGGAATATATATGGCGTTCATTGGGTTGTCGGCCATGCCTTGGCCCACTAAAGGCTGGTCCAAAACGACTGTTATATTATGGGCCTTAAGGTGGTCCAATGGGCCCACCCCACTTAGCATTAGTAGATGTGGGCTCCCAATCGCCCCTGCTGATAATATTACCTCATTCTTTTCTCCATCATTTAAATAAGCTATGTGCTTATTTCCAGAAGCGTCTCTAAATATTACCCCATGAGCTGACGCCCTCTTCCTCCCTgttcacaattttaaatatcaattattattacataaatttatactcagaattttttttgtgtgaaaaaaaattagttactCATTCGAATTTGAAGTGGTGAATACTATATCTAAGCATCattaataaagaaaatttatcaaaaaagcCCATAAAGTTTGGTCAAATACTATCAACCCTGTAACTTTTAAAATtgtcatttaaattataatttcgaAATTATTTTTCCTCAATTCTTCcattaatttaaattcaatagAAAAATTTTGACTAAACTTTATGATTTTTCCAGCAACTTTtcctaataaaattaaaaaggtgaGAATACCTGTAGTTGTGAAGAGAATTTTATGGACAGAAGCATGCAACATGACGGTAATGCCCTTGGGGTTGGCATACTCCAAAAGATCCGCCGCCGTGTGGCGCCGCCCCTCGCCGTCGAAGATGGTCCCGCCGACCTTCGTCCCGATCAAGTGATCGTACGTGAACCCATTATAAGGACTAACACCGGTCTGCAGCAGCCCGTCCCTGACCGCCGTCTGCCACTGCCTCATCGGCGGCTGGAACGCCACCACCTTCTCCGCCCACCGATACGACTCGTTGACCAGCCTGCTGTCCCAGCCGACGGCGGCGACGTAGCTGGAGGAGGCGCGCGTGTAGAAGCCGGCGTTGATGCAGGAGCCGCCGCCGAGGACGCGGGCGCGGGCGTTGATGACGCCGTCCTCGGAGACGAAGCGCTGGGAGGGGGAGGAGGCGGAGAGGTCGGAGAGGGCTCTCCCGAAGGAGGAGAGGTTGGTGATGTTGGGGTTTCCGTAGGGGGACCCGCCGCGCTCCAGGAGGAGGACGCTCGAGTTGTGGGAGAGGGTGGCGGCGAGGGGGCAGCCCGCGGTGCCGCCGCCGATGATGATGTAGTCGTAGTAGGAGAGTGGCGGAGCGGAGGTTGCTTGGTGTAGGAAACTGTAGTTTGGAGCTGAAATTTTTTTACCACATGAAAAAAGTTTGTAAAGCTGGATGTTTAATTAATAATCTTACTAATGAAGTTAGTAAATGTAGATATGAATACAAGATTGATAATCCAAAGTTGGGGTACAATTGTTTTTAACTTCAATTGAATTTTAAGGCACTATGTGACTATCTTGTCTCTAGGCTTCTAAATAAACATAAAGTTGTCAGATGTATCTAAATGAATGGCCATGATTGACTTTTTCACAAAATATACTATTCGAACGAAATTAGTAACATGCACTATATTTAATATGTTTGTATATCTATGTACTATTCAGCTAAGGGCATGTTTGGTATGGTAGATAATTCATCTCGGGATGGAATTCCAtgaaaaaaatgtcattttttacATGAAATTTCATCCATAGAAACATGCTTTAATTGATAAGATGACTCATTTGATTATATAAAGCTAAAAATGATTGATTGATAATAGTTGGATATATAATTAATGTTCCTTGGGAAGAAGTAGTTGGACAGTTTGTGGCTTTTACGGggcataattaataaaaagggACATAATATAGTTACATATATCTGTGAAGAATATTTATTGACCGAAATGGAGTAGCTCGTAGATGCCAGCAAATTAATGAATTAGTGAAAATTAGTTAAATTTACAGGTATAAATACAAGTTATTAAATGAAttatgtttacaaattacaaaatgaAATCAGAGTGAGAAATGGAAAAGAAAACCATAACTTGTGGATGCAAATCAAGTAATACAGTAGTGATAACCAGTTAAAAACATAAGTACTATAGTATAAATCAAAGTGCATAATATGAAAGAAAACATTCAATAGCATTGATTTTGAAATGAATCTTTGAAATCCACTACTACTTCAATGAGGTTTCAGTCAAAACAAAATCGTAAGTAGGTGAACAGATGAAAAAAATTCTTACAAAAAAGAAGATATagggaaaattaattaaatgcagaaaatgaaaacaaaagaaatagtaAAGGAAATATTTAGAGTTAAATAATATACCTGGCTCTGATGAGCAGAAGCCATGAAAGAGCAAAATCTCAGCAAAGGCAAAAAAGAACAATCTCCACAGCCAAAAACCCATGACTTCAAAATCTGAATTTGTAAACTAAATAATTTTGCtcttcctttctttctttttttgacTTTTTAACTTGTGAAAAGTTATTTCTGTAAATAGTTTAGAGAATATAAAGCTTTCTTGatatattatatatgtataaagtAAGTATATATATAAGGGTAGAATTATTGAATAAGGAGAAGAGCAAGAATTGAGAAGGGTTACTAAGCTCACAAAAAGTTGGGAGAATGAAAAGATGGTTGGTGGTTGAAGATGAGAGCTTAAAAGAAGCAAATTCAAGAATTATGTACATTTTTTTTGGAGGCATTTATATAATGATACGCTCAGAgtcatataaatatatatgcacCTGAATTAGTGGCAATTTAATTGGAGGGTGGGTGGGGGTTGCAGTGTTGCATGCTGCTTTTTGAGGTGTATATGTGTAGTAGCTACGTGGAAATAATACTCTCAATGAGCAGATATTTCTGTTAGGTTAATTATGATATGATATACTACTATACTAGGTGGGATTAATATAAAGTGATTTCAGGTCTTGCTCGAGTTATACATGGCCGGTGACGAAAATATTCAGGAATTATGGTTAATTGGAGTGTGCATTCTGGTTGGAAGTATAAAAAATGGCTATTACGCAGTTACTGAATTAATTGTCAGTTAATGCTCAAATTTCCTCTAATTTTAACATGGTCTTTGATAACGTTGCAATAATGACTTGATCGCCTTAACAATCATAATAAAGCAATATTGACTTGGGTTATTTGTTTGTAAATACATAaactttcaatattttttcatttttttcccttaattttttttaaatataaataaatgaattttgaatttttctgaTTTTCCTCTTAACAAAAAGTCAAACCCAACATGGTTGCTGTACAAGTTAACTAATTAGTAATTAGCAATAAATACGTACACTGTAACTAATAGGCattgaaattttcaattaacAATATTTCACTGCTCAAAAGAGGATAGGAGTGGTGGGCCAAACTCAAGTTGGTATAATCATTGGTGGTGGTGttcaatttcttaaataaaattgtatcaagatataatttaggattgagttgtgagattattttaattgaagagGATTAGCTATGACTGTCCatctcatgattattcatctaggattgagttgtaagattgcttatgaaccaaacacactatatatttaatcccgagatataatcttgcaaatcgAACGCCCTAATTAGAGATGGCTTGTGGAAATTATGAATGGTCCCATCACATTTCAAGACTGACAAGGATAAAGAGAATCCCAAGATGAATACAAAGATGGAGTACTAATTACATAATCAAATATATCAACCAAAAAGATATACAGTATATAATAATCAACCAAAAAGATATACAGTATATAATAATCAATGGCACACCATTTATCTATACTTACTTTACTTGAAAGCATATAACATTCTCTTGAGATAACTAGGATGACTTTAATTTGGCCTAGTGGTAGAGTAGAAATGATTTGAGGCCAAAGATAGCAACAATAGAGGTGATGCTGTGGTTAATACAGACTGTTGTATGTGCAGCATGTAGCAACAATTGAGGCGATGCAAATCACTAGGGAAGGAAGTAGGGTGATGTTTAAGAGCTTACTCTCCCCTATGAACCCGGCAAGGGTGATCGTCGCATCAGCAACAACTCGTGCAAGTGTCCCAGCTTCCGTCGACAGAAGGCCACCATTGTACGTCCCACGGGAAAGTCTCGATGACATTACTCTGGACAGGAGAGACAAATTGACCCCTGCAACAATAACAAATCACAGCACAGTGTTAAAATTATCACAGTTTCTGGGTAAGTTTTATATACTAAGACTACTGCAAATATTAAGCAACAAGTTGAAACTACTGTTATGGCCAGCTTTGTTTTCAATCATTCACATAAATATTTTGATGATTGAAGTAGAAAATGTTTCAAATTATTTGCTTTACCTTCCAACACTTCAGCAGAGACAAACATGACTAGGCCTGCTACGACATATTGTGGCACAGAATATGGGACAAAAAAGTTGAAGCTGAATAGTATACCCAGGAAGACCACAATTTCAGATGCCATCAATATTTGCCTGCAAAGAGTTCATCGTGTAATGCTTAGTTGGGTTGAAAATCTCCTCTAGAACACACCAACCATTATGACATAGAGATTGAGGGACTAAAATTATTAAACATCAGATTTTAGAACAGAGTACAAAAAAATTGGATCATATCCAATGCAGCATTTATGAACAAAATAGAAGTGTGGGCCTCACTGAATCATGGTTCTTACCTATAAGGTATCATTATGTGATTTGCACTTTATGgttagatttctaaaatccaaTGAGTATACAACAAAAGCATGACATGTTATGGCAAGTTCTTGATATGAAATATTTGATGTTGTTGCTCAAGAAGAAACTTATAAGGCTGATCATATAATCTTGACCAAATGGGACAACCAAGCCCCACCCACACCTACATAGCTGAATAGCATCACTGTTCCATCATTATTTACGTGGACACTAATTCAAACTTGATCCGAAAAATGCTGCTCCAGTTTGAGTAAGAAACAGAAGAAATTAATTAGTAATGGCTCGAGGAAAACGGAATACCAGGTCACAACTATAACTATGAATTTTGTGGCACGCAAATAGAAATTCTCTGAAAATACATGTACAACTCAGCTTTCTATGTTTTTTTCCTATC is a window encoding:
- the LOC121770596 gene encoding protein HOTHEAD-like yields the protein MGFWLWRLFFFAFAEILLFHGFCSSEPAPNYSFLHQATSAPPLSYYDYIIIGGGTAGCPLAATLSHNSSVLLLERGGSPYGNPNITNLSSFGRALSDLSASSPSQRFVSEDGVINARARVLGGGSCINAGFYTRASSSYVAAVGWDSRLVNESYRWAEKVVAFQPPMRQWQTAVRDGLLQTGVSPYNGFTYDHLIGTKVGGTIFDGEGRRHTAADLLEYANPKGITVMLHASVHKILFTTTGRKRASAHGVIFRDASGNKHIAYLNDGEKNEVILSAGAIGSPHLLMLSGVGPLDHLKAHNITVVLDQPLVGQGMADNPMNAIYIPSPAPVEVSLIQVVGITSYGSYIEAASGENFAGGSTHRDFGIFSPRIGQLSTLPPKQRTPEALAKAISDMEALNPIVFNGGFILEKVRGPLSQGHLHLVNTNPNDNPSVTFNYFQHPQDLQRCVEGLRVIERVIQSRPMAPFRYNSLSLPVLLNMTASSPINLLPHHANVSTSLEQYCKDTVMTIWHYHGGCQMGRVVDSDYRVIGIDSLRVIDGSTFRDSPGTNPQATVMMLGRYMGVKILKERLGN